Proteins encoded in a region of the Streptomyces sp. NBC_01471 genome:
- a CDS encoding amino acid ABC transporter ATP-binding protein yields MALLETQGITKAFGDHEVLRGIDFTIEPGQVVAVIGPSGGGKSTFLRCLNLLETPTSGRVVFSGEELSATESDLDRLRARMGMVFQQFNLFPHMTALRNVVLPQMNVLGRTRGEAETRGRALLERVGMLGRADIYPNRLSGGQKQRVAIARAVAMDPELMLFDEPTSALDPEVVQDVLDVMTGLAKEGMTMVVVTHEMGFARKVADRVVFIDGGRIAADLPPDEFFSDTNENERVRTFLAKVL; encoded by the coding sequence ATGGCACTCCTCGAAACCCAGGGCATCACCAAGGCGTTCGGCGATCACGAGGTACTGCGCGGCATCGACTTCACCATCGAGCCGGGGCAGGTCGTGGCCGTCATCGGTCCCAGCGGCGGCGGCAAGTCGACGTTCCTGCGCTGCCTCAACCTGCTGGAGACGCCGACCTCGGGGCGCGTCGTGTTCTCGGGCGAGGAGCTCAGCGCCACCGAGTCCGACCTCGACCGGCTGCGCGCCCGGATGGGCATGGTCTTCCAGCAGTTCAACCTGTTCCCGCACATGACGGCGCTGCGCAACGTGGTCCTGCCGCAGATGAACGTACTCGGCCGGACCCGCGGGGAAGCGGAGACCAGGGGCCGTGCTCTCCTGGAACGGGTGGGCATGCTCGGGCGGGCCGACATCTACCCGAACCGGCTGTCCGGCGGGCAGAAGCAGCGGGTCGCCATCGCACGGGCGGTGGCGATGGACCCGGAGCTGATGCTGTTCGACGAGCCGACCTCCGCGCTGGACCCGGAGGTCGTCCAGGACGTCCTGGACGTCATGACCGGACTGGCCAAGGAGGGCATGACCATGGTCGTGGTGACACACGAGATGGGCTTCGCCCGCAAGGTGGCCGACCGGGTCGTCTTCATCGACGGCGGCCGGATAGCAGCGGATCTGCCACCCGACGAGTTCTTCTCCGACACGAACGAGAACGAGCGGGTCCGGACCTTCCTGGCGAAGGTGCTGTAG